A part of Oncorhynchus clarkii lewisi isolate Uvic-CL-2024 chromosome 17, UVic_Ocla_1.0, whole genome shotgun sequence genomic DNA contains:
- the LOC139369409 gene encoding CD209 antigen-like protein C — translation MSEEVYEISDGFEDDEPDAMKNTDIDDQLYANVKAFKSSTRDGVVESVHVQWWKRPSGVAAVCLGLLCVILLAGIIGLSVYYGVIDHHNSTERNQLLTSYNNLTKERDQLQASYSLLIKERDQLQTERDFLSGRLTNLGWQNFESSWYFLSDDTKTWKESREDCLERGADLVIVNSDKEQEFLFNLNKGVWIGLTDSVTEGNLIWVDGTPLTTPRYWHKPQPDNGAGRLDYGEEDCVEIRKDQRPLEAWNDLSCDRKIYWVCEKAV, via the exons ATGTCAGAGGAAGTTTATGAAATCTCAGATGGATTTGAAGACGATGAGCCTGATGCAATGAAGAACACAGACATTGATGACCAATTATATGCCAATGTAAAAGCCTTCAAGTCCAGTACAAGAGATGGAGTTGTTGAATCTG TACATGTTCAGTGGTGGAAGAGACCCTCTGGAgttgctgcagtgtgtctggggctgctgtgtgttatcctactggctgggatcataggcctgtctgtctact ATGGAGTCATTGATCATCACAACTcaacagagagaaaccagctgctG accagttacaacaacctgactaaagagagagaccagctacaggccAGTTATAGCCTTCtgattaaagagagagaccagctacagactgagagagattttCTTAGTGGGAGGCTTACCAATCTCG GCTGGCAGAATTTTGAATCCAGTTGGTACTTCCTGTCTGATGATACTAAAACCtggaaggagagcagagaggactgtctggagagaggagcagacctggtgATCGTAAACAGTGATAaggaacag gagtttctcttcaacctcaacaagggagtctggattggtctgactgactctgttactgAGGGGAACTTGATATGGGTGGACGGCACCCCACTGACCActccaag gtactggcaTAAACCACAGCCTGATAATGGTGCTGGCAGACTAGACTATGGTgaggaggactgtgttgagaTACGTAAAGATCAGCGTCCTCTGGAGGCATGGAATGACTTGTCATGTGACAGGAAAATCTACTGGGTTTGTGAGAAAGCTGTTtaa